In a single window of the Desulfovibrio psychrotolerans genome:
- a CDS encoding GH36-type glycosyl hydrolase domain-containing protein yields MNLNDKAIRTLLLRAWSRLRGTKSERRYTGEHLPLRSELFSADRMEQHGKFLAESHTLKTGQSQGLLLTTRLAENEILLLEVHTLLTEDVKADRRISPAAEWLLDNFYVIEEQIRTARLHFPKGYSRELPCLAGGPSAGLPRVYDLALESISHRDGRVDPESLKSIVVAYQTVTSLQLGELWAIPIMLRLALIENLRQVAVRIAAQRLDRNCAGIWADKMTWVAAKQPQDIILTIADMVRSNPPMASSFVAELLRRLQGQGPALALSLTWIEQHLSGTGQTIEQLVLSENRQQAVDQATMSNSIGSLRFLGIMNWRDFVESISTVEDILTKDPATVYDTMDFTTRDRYRHRVEHIARKSPFSEAEVARKAIALAQEDASINGKDSLAAHVGFYLIDKGQEQLKKSAAVDESSLNSLRALCRRFPLLLYGGSILLLTTLFAGIFVAEAHTDELRGWHIALLFLLSFLGTSHLAVALVNWLTTLITKPNPLPRLDFSKGIPECRRALVVIPTMLTNAPSIETLIKSLEVRFLGNQDKHLHFGLLTDFCDAAEETLPDDIHLLHLARQGIEGLNEKYCNTTGDIFYLFHRPRRYNSQERLWMGYERKRGKLADLNNLLRNGTSASFALIVGEVSILQGLKYVITLDTDTQLGRDCARQLVSTMAHPLNRPRYNADKERVVGGYGILQPRVSASLAGTNRSRYARMCASEVGIDPYTRTVSDVYQDLFGEGSFIGKGIYEVETFEQTLGRRFPENRILSHDLLEGCYARAGLISDVQFYEDYPASYEADVRRRKRWIRGDWQIARWLFPRVPGADGRPRRNPLSLLSRWKILDNLRRSLTAAALTVLLLTGWSALASAWFWTLAVCGIILFPSIIAVLLSTLQKPVDMPLRQHLSTILSLLPKHAAQAVFSLACLPHEAWYSLTSLANTIWRINFAHKGLLEWEPSGEAESTDRTDIIGSFRTMWIGPVLAVFTILILTAINLPALFAAGPVLGLWIISPALARWLGLPITRHKEQLTEAQTIFLRRIARKTWYFFETFVGPKDHFLPPDNFQEQPVAAIAHRTSPTNMGLALLANLAAYDFSFISCGRLMERTMQALETMNRLERHKGHFYNWYDTLTLQPLSPRYISSVDSGNLAGHLLTLRAGLLALPEDKILSQGLLKSLSEALDIALEASPPLSHSVSPTISTDTLPPSPSTLLASLRQDMDAAMLNPPVTLRAIRQCLERLVVSVAELIASRNFQTAPPDSSLYAGINTFAGQCRDALDELTLLAPWATSSHTFRADLAVLNDIPTLQGLAALETKVGHIAAAHPDTELVNMIQAASGQAKSRIATITTLAKLCSALTQMEYGFLYDVTRHLLAIGYNVDERRKDQGCYDLLASEARLATFVAIAQGRLPQESWFALGRLLTTAGGSPVLLSWSGSMFEYLMPNLVMPLYASTLLDQTCRATVARQIDYGKKRKVPWGISECGYNAIDVHQNYQYRAFGVPGLGLKRGLAEDLVIAPYATALALMVTPRDACQNLIRLSSEGLETRYGFYEAVDYTPSRLPRGRTSAVIQSFMAHHQGMSFLSLGGVLMDHPMQRRFASDAQFQATLPLLQERIPLSAAFYAHTSELTELRSTPSTDHTPIRVYNTPDTPTPEVHLLSNGRYHVMITNAGGGHSRWEDISVTRWREDPTCDGWGTFCFLRDIESHEFWSVAHQPTRKRPKHYQAIFSEGKAEFLRRDHDYITHTEIAVSPEDDIELRRVRITNRARTRRSIDVTSYTEVVLAPQAADALHPAFSNLFVQTEIIYKNKAILCTRRPRSQEDTSPFMLHMMVTRSAVIEDTSYETDRMNFIGRGNTTANPQALHATLALSGSEGAVLDPIAAIRQRITLKPEESVTIDMLYGIATTREAALSLAEKYQDKRMADRVFDLAWTHSQVLLRQLNASEAEAHLYGKLAGSILYANAAHRANAGVLLKNRRGQSGLWGYSISGDLPIVLLQIEDAANIELVRQLIQAHAYWRLKGLAVDLVIWNEDHDGYRQTLHDQILGLVAAETKAGLSERPGGIFVRSTDRIAEEDRILFQAVARVIISDTKGSLADQIDGSRIPDIAMPPLIPKRIISPPLLAVAPLPRLDLHLPNELGGFTSDGREYVISTGQGQVTPTPWVNVLANPDFGCVISESGLACTWSENAHEFRLTPWSNDPVSDSQGEAFYIRDEERGHFWSPTPLPCRGNTPYATRHGFGYSVFEHVERGISSKLWVYVALGDAIKFAVLKLRNDSGRPRRLSATGYVEWVLGDLRSKTAEHVVTEIDPESGALFARNPYNTEFKDRTAFFDVDETTRTVSGDRREFLGRGGTLEAPAAMTRTRLSGRVGAALDPCAAIQVVFDLGVGQEREIVFRLGIGRDTENARLLASRYQGPVAARMVLDNVCQHWAHTLGAVYVETPDNALNFLANGWILYQTIACRLWARGATYQSGGAFGFRDQLQDVMALIHAQPHLVREHVLLCASRQFEEGDVQHWWHPPAGHGVRTSCSDDYLWLPLAVSRYIQATGDTGVLDEPVGFLHGRALKADEDSYYDLPGNSHEVTSLYDHCIRAIRHGMRYGAHGLPLMGSGDWNDGMDLVGKGGSGESVWMGFFLYTVLMNFAEIAHIHKDTLFAERCKKEAAELRSNIENNGWDGEWYRRAYFDDGTPLGSSTNQECQIDSIPQSWSVLSGAGDPKRTTRAMNTVDQRLVRREHGLVQLLDPPFDTSSLNPGYIKGYTPGVRENGGQYTHAAVWAAMAFAKLGDNHRAWELFNIINPIHHAHTAGQTAIYKVEPYVMAADVYAVAPHIGRGGWTWYTGSAAWMYRLILESLLGLNREADKLRLEPCLPPEWQEYSIHYRYMDTIFHIHIVQVRGENKGIRVTLDNIPQQDGFIHLTNDHKEHWAEVLAPSCPAGWSPRE; encoded by the coding sequence ATGAACCTAAATGACAAAGCCATACGCACACTGCTGCTTCGCGCATGGTCCCGGTTGCGCGGAACCAAATCGGAACGCCGGTATACCGGAGAGCACCTTCCTTTGCGCTCCGAGCTGTTCAGCGCGGACAGGATGGAACAACACGGCAAGTTCTTGGCAGAGTCACACACGCTTAAGACCGGCCAGTCCCAAGGCCTATTGCTGACAACACGACTTGCCGAAAACGAAATACTACTGCTTGAAGTCCACACATTGCTCACGGAAGACGTGAAGGCTGACCGCCGGATATCACCGGCCGCAGAGTGGCTGCTGGACAACTTCTATGTGATTGAGGAACAGATCCGCACCGCGCGCCTGCATTTCCCCAAAGGGTACAGCCGTGAGCTGCCCTGTCTGGCGGGCGGACCTTCGGCCGGACTTCCGCGGGTGTATGATCTAGCCTTGGAGAGCATCTCCCACCGTGATGGCCGAGTGGACCCGGAGAGTTTGAAGAGCATCGTGGTTGCCTACCAAACCGTGACGTCTCTGCAGCTAGGCGAGCTCTGGGCCATCCCCATAATGCTGCGTCTGGCACTCATAGAGAACCTGCGTCAGGTGGCAGTCCGCATTGCCGCTCAAAGGCTCGACCGAAACTGCGCCGGAATATGGGCAGACAAAATGACTTGGGTTGCCGCCAAACAGCCGCAAGATATCATCCTTACCATCGCAGACATGGTCCGCTCCAATCCGCCTATGGCAAGCTCATTTGTGGCGGAGCTCCTGCGACGCCTGCAAGGTCAGGGGCCAGCTCTGGCCCTGTCACTCACCTGGATCGAACAACATCTGTCAGGGACAGGCCAGACCATCGAACAGTTGGTCTTGTCGGAAAATCGGCAGCAAGCTGTCGACCAGGCCACCATGAGCAACAGCATAGGCAGCCTGCGCTTCCTCGGAATCATGAACTGGCGTGATTTCGTAGAATCCATAAGTACCGTTGAGGATATCCTGACCAAGGACCCTGCAACTGTTTACGACACCATGGACTTTACCACGCGCGATCGTTATCGCCACAGAGTAGAGCACATTGCCAGAAAAAGCCCGTTCTCCGAGGCGGAAGTCGCTCGAAAGGCCATCGCCCTGGCTCAGGAGGATGCGTCCATAAATGGCAAAGACTCTCTGGCAGCACATGTAGGATTCTATCTTATCGACAAGGGCCAAGAGCAACTCAAAAAATCGGCGGCTGTAGACGAATCATCTCTCAATAGCCTGCGCGCACTTTGCCGCCGGTTTCCTTTACTGCTGTATGGTGGCAGCATACTGCTTCTCACTACGCTCTTCGCTGGAATCTTCGTAGCTGAAGCGCATACCGACGAACTCCGCGGATGGCATATCGCCCTGTTATTTTTGCTCTCTTTTCTGGGCACCAGCCATCTGGCGGTGGCGCTGGTGAACTGGCTGACGACCCTGATAACCAAACCCAATCCCTTACCTCGCCTAGATTTCTCCAAAGGCATTCCGGAATGCCGACGCGCTCTGGTCGTTATTCCGACCATGCTCACAAATGCCCCAAGCATTGAAACCCTGATCAAATCTCTGGAAGTCCGCTTTCTGGGTAATCAGGACAAGCACCTGCACTTCGGCCTGCTTACGGATTTCTGCGACGCCGCAGAAGAGACACTCCCCGACGACATCCACCTGCTACATCTTGCCCGACAAGGCATAGAAGGACTGAACGAGAAATATTGCAACACAACGGGGGACATTTTTTACCTGTTCCACCGACCGCGGCGGTACAACTCACAGGAACGGCTCTGGATGGGCTATGAGCGCAAGCGCGGCAAATTGGCAGACCTGAACAACCTGCTGCGCAACGGCACATCAGCGTCCTTTGCCTTAATTGTCGGTGAGGTAAGCATTCTGCAGGGACTGAAATACGTTATCACGCTGGATACTGACACACAGCTGGGGCGTGACTGCGCCCGGCAGTTGGTAAGCACAATGGCACACCCGTTGAACCGCCCGCGCTACAACGCTGACAAGGAGCGTGTGGTTGGCGGCTACGGTATCCTGCAACCCCGCGTATCAGCCAGCCTTGCCGGCACCAACCGATCACGCTATGCGCGGATGTGCGCCAGTGAGGTTGGTATCGACCCTTATACCCGCACGGTCTCAGACGTGTATCAGGATCTGTTCGGTGAAGGTTCATTCATCGGCAAAGGAATATACGAAGTTGAAACCTTTGAGCAGACCCTGGGCAGACGCTTCCCCGAAAACCGCATCCTGAGCCACGACCTTCTGGAGGGCTGCTACGCCCGGGCAGGACTTATAAGCGATGTACAATTTTACGAGGATTATCCCGCCAGCTATGAGGCGGATGTCCGTCGAAGGAAGCGCTGGATTCGCGGCGATTGGCAGATCGCGCGATGGCTGTTCCCTCGCGTTCCCGGTGCCGATGGACGGCCACGGAGAAATCCGCTCTCACTCCTGTCCCGCTGGAAAATTCTGGACAACCTGCGCCGCAGCCTGACCGCCGCCGCACTAACCGTGCTTCTGCTGACAGGGTGGTCCGCCTTGGCATCAGCCTGGTTCTGGACACTGGCTGTCTGCGGCATCATTCTGTTCCCTTCGATCATCGCAGTACTCCTGAGCACGCTGCAAAAACCTGTAGATATGCCTCTGAGGCAACACCTCTCCACCATATTGAGCCTGCTGCCCAAACATGCTGCTCAGGCCGTCTTTTCTCTCGCCTGCCTGCCGCATGAGGCCTGGTACAGCCTGACATCTCTGGCGAACACCATCTGGCGAATTAACTTTGCACATAAGGGACTCCTTGAATGGGAGCCTTCGGGCGAGGCGGAAAGCACAGACAGAACGGATATTATTGGCTCGTTCCGAACCATGTGGATCGGCCCGGTTCTCGCTGTTTTCACAATCCTTATCCTCACCGCGATCAACCTTCCAGCCCTCTTCGCGGCTGGCCCGGTGCTGGGACTGTGGATCATCTCTCCGGCGTTAGCGCGGTGGCTCGGGCTGCCTATCACCCGCCATAAGGAGCAATTGACGGAAGCCCAGACCATCTTTTTACGCAGAATAGCCCGTAAGACATGGTACTTTTTTGAGACGTTCGTTGGCCCAAAAGACCACTTTCTGCCACCGGACAACTTTCAGGAACAACCCGTAGCCGCCATTGCGCACCGCACCTCGCCTACCAACATGGGGCTTGCGCTTCTGGCGAATCTGGCCGCGTATGACTTCAGTTTCATCTCCTGCGGAAGGTTAATGGAACGCACCATGCAGGCTCTGGAGACCATGAACAGGCTTGAACGGCATAAGGGACACTTCTATAATTGGTACGACACCCTCACTTTACAACCACTGTCACCCCGCTACATTTCCTCTGTTGACTCCGGCAATCTGGCTGGGCACCTCCTGACTCTGCGCGCAGGGCTGCTTGCCCTGCCGGAAGACAAAATCCTCTCACAGGGCCTGCTCAAGAGCCTGAGTGAAGCTCTGGACATAGCCTTGGAAGCTTCTCCACCCTTATCCCATTCCGTATCTCCCACTATATCCACAGACACCTTACCCCCCTCTCCTTCAACTCTGCTTGCATCGCTACGCCAAGATATGGATGCTGCCATGCTCAACCCCCCTGTCACGTTACGGGCCATACGTCAGTGCCTGGAGCGGCTGGTTGTTTCGGTCGCGGAACTGATTGCCAGCCGTAATTTTCAAACAGCCCCCCCCGACAGCTCATTATATGCAGGAATCAATACCTTTGCAGGCCAGTGCCGGGACGCCTTGGATGAACTAACTCTGCTGGCACCATGGGCCACATCATCCCATACATTTCGCGCCGACCTGGCCGTTCTGAACGATATTCCCACCCTGCAGGGACTGGCGGCACTGGAAACCAAGGTCGGTCACATCGCAGCTGCGCATCCGGATACCGAGCTGGTAAACATGATTCAGGCTGCCAGCGGACAGGCAAAATCCAGAATTGCGACGATTACCACCCTCGCCAAACTCTGCAGCGCCCTGACCCAGATGGAGTACGGATTCCTTTATGACGTAACAAGACACCTGCTGGCTATAGGATACAATGTCGATGAGCGTCGCAAAGACCAAGGCTGCTATGACCTGTTGGCCTCGGAAGCACGGCTCGCGACGTTCGTGGCCATTGCTCAGGGGCGCCTGCCACAGGAGAGCTGGTTCGCTCTTGGGCGGCTGCTCACGACAGCCGGAGGAAGCCCTGTTCTACTCTCCTGGAGCGGCTCCATGTTTGAGTACCTTATGCCCAATCTGGTCATGCCGCTCTATGCGAGTACCTTGCTTGACCAAACCTGCAGAGCAACCGTAGCGCGTCAGATAGACTACGGTAAGAAGCGGAAGGTGCCTTGGGGAATTTCAGAATGTGGCTACAATGCCATTGATGTACACCAGAATTACCAATACCGCGCATTTGGTGTACCCGGCTTAGGACTCAAGCGGGGCCTTGCCGAAGACCTAGTCATTGCGCCTTACGCCACAGCCCTGGCCCTGATGGTTACCCCTCGGGATGCATGTCAAAACCTAATCCGCCTGAGCAGCGAGGGGCTTGAAACCCGCTATGGATTTTACGAAGCCGTCGACTACACCCCTTCCCGTCTTCCCCGTGGCCGGACAAGCGCCGTGATCCAGTCTTTCATGGCTCACCATCAGGGCATGAGCTTCCTATCTCTTGGAGGGGTGCTGATGGATCACCCGATGCAGCGACGCTTCGCATCTGATGCCCAGTTTCAAGCTACTCTCCCTCTGCTTCAGGAGCGCATCCCTCTTTCTGCGGCATTCTATGCGCACACATCGGAACTGACAGAGCTTCGCAGTACCCCAAGTACTGACCACACTCCTATCCGCGTCTACAACACTCCCGACACACCTACCCCGGAAGTGCATCTGCTCTCCAACGGACGCTACCACGTTATGATCACCAATGCCGGGGGCGGACACAGTCGTTGGGAAGATATCTCCGTTACCCGCTGGCGGGAGGATCCCACATGTGACGGCTGGGGCACGTTCTGTTTCCTGCGCGATATAGAAAGCCACGAGTTCTGGTCTGTTGCCCACCAACCCACGCGCAAACGCCCAAAGCACTATCAGGCAATCTTCTCGGAAGGAAAGGCCGAATTTCTGCGCCGCGATCACGACTATATCACACATACTGAAATCGCAGTCTCGCCCGAAGACGACATAGAACTGCGCCGTGTGCGCATTACCAACCGCGCACGTACGCGTCGATCCATAGATGTGACCAGCTACACCGAAGTAGTTCTGGCACCGCAGGCGGCAGACGCGCTGCATCCCGCATTCAGCAACCTCTTTGTACAAACAGAGATCATCTACAAAAACAAGGCTATCCTCTGCACCCGCAGGCCCAGGTCTCAAGAGGATACTTCACCCTTCATGCTACACATGATGGTCACGCGCAGCGCAGTGATTGAAGACACTTCCTATGAAACTGACCGCATGAACTTCATTGGCCGCGGCAACACCACCGCCAATCCTCAAGCACTCCATGCCACCCTAGCGCTCTCGGGCAGTGAGGGGGCGGTGCTCGATCCCATTGCCGCAATTCGACAACGCATAACCCTTAAGCCGGAAGAGTCCGTGACCATTGACATGCTCTACGGCATTGCAACAACCCGCGAGGCCGCCCTGAGTTTGGCAGAAAAATATCAGGACAAGCGCATGGCCGATCGCGTTTTTGATTTGGCTTGGACCCACAGCCAGGTCCTGCTGCGCCAGTTGAACGCCTCTGAGGCGGAAGCACATCTTTACGGAAAACTGGCAGGTTCCATCCTGTACGCCAATGCTGCCCACCGGGCCAATGCGGGCGTGCTCCTCAAGAATCGCCGTGGTCAATCCGGACTTTGGGGATATTCCATCTCGGGCGACTTACCCATCGTGCTACTGCAGATAGAGGATGCGGCTAATATCGAACTGGTGCGGCAGCTTATACAAGCACACGCCTATTGGAGACTCAAAGGACTGGCCGTGGATCTGGTTATCTGGAATGAAGATCATGATGGATACAGGCAAACCCTCCACGACCAGATTCTGGGGCTCGTTGCTGCGGAAACCAAGGCCGGTCTCAGCGAACGTCCCGGCGGGATATTCGTCCGCTCCACGGATCGCATAGCCGAAGAAGACCGCATCCTGTTCCAAGCCGTTGCCCGGGTGATCATCAGTGATACCAAAGGGAGCCTGGCGGACCAGATAGACGGCAGCAGGATACCGGACATAGCAATGCCCCCTCTCATCCCCAAGCGAATAATAAGCCCTCCCCTTCTGGCGGTGGCACCCCTGCCCCGTCTGGATCTGCACCTGCCCAATGAACTGGGCGGATTCACATCAGATGGTCGCGAATACGTCATATCCACAGGCCAAGGACAAGTAACGCCCACCCCTTGGGTTAATGTGCTGGCAAATCCGGACTTCGGGTGCGTTATCTCAGAAAGTGGATTGGCCTGCACATGGAGCGAAAACGCCCATGAGTTTCGCCTCACTCCTTGGAGCAACGATCCGGTCAGCGACTCGCAAGGAGAAGCCTTCTACATCCGCGACGAGGAACGCGGACACTTCTGGTCGCCTACGCCTTTGCCCTGTCGTGGAAACACTCCCTATGCCACCCGCCACGGCTTCGGCTACAGCGTTTTCGAACACGTGGAACGCGGTATCTCCAGCAAGCTATGGGTCTACGTAGCGCTAGGAGATGCCATCAAATTTGCAGTACTGAAATTGCGCAACGATTCTGGCCGTCCCCGCAGGCTTTCAGCCACCGGCTACGTCGAATGGGTTCTGGGCGACCTGCGCAGCAAGACCGCCGAGCACGTGGTTACTGAAATCGACCCGGAAAGCGGCGCTCTTTTCGCCCGCAATCCCTACAATACAGAGTTCAAGGACCGGACCGCATTCTTTGATGTTGACGAGACAACGCGCACAGTAAGCGGAGACAGAAGAGAATTTCTGGGCCGCGGCGGCACACTGGAGGCCCCGGCCGCCATGACCCGCACACGGCTTTCAGGCAGGGTCGGGGCCGCTCTGGACCCCTGCGCAGCCATACAGGTGGTCTTTGATCTCGGGGTCGGGCAGGAGCGCGAGATAGTCTTCCGGCTCGGCATTGGGCGAGATACTGAAAACGCAAGGCTTCTGGCCTCTCGTTATCAGGGACCAGTCGCCGCCCGCATGGTTCTGGACAACGTCTGCCAGCACTGGGCACACACCTTGGGAGCCGTGTATGTGGAAACTCCGGATAACGCCCTCAATTTTCTGGCCAACGGATGGATTCTCTATCAAACCATTGCCTGCCGCCTTTGGGCTCGTGGGGCCACCTATCAATCCGGCGGTGCTTTCGGCTTCCGAGATCAGTTGCAAGACGTTATGGCTCTCATTCATGCACAGCCGCACCTCGTGCGAGAACATGTATTGCTCTGCGCAAGCCGACAATTTGAGGAAGGTGACGTACAACACTGGTGGCACCCGCCAGCAGGACACGGTGTGCGCACCTCATGCTCCGACGACTACCTCTGGCTGCCGCTTGCCGTATCCCGCTACATACAAGCCACCGGAGACACAGGCGTGCTGGACGAACCCGTAGGCTTTCTGCACGGCAGGGCATTGAAGGCGGACGAGGACTCCTACTATGACCTGCCCGGTAACTCCCACGAGGTGACCAGCCTGTACGACCACTGCATCAGGGCCATCAGGCACGGGATGCGTTATGGCGCACATGGCTTGCCACTCATGGGTTCCGGGGATTGGAACGATGGAATGGACCTTGTGGGCAAAGGCGGCTCAGGTGAAAGCGTATGGATGGGGTTTTTCCTCTATACCGTACTTATGAACTTTGCCGAGATTGCACACATCCATAAAGATACCCTCTTTGCAGAACGTTGCAAGAAAGAGGCGGCGGAGTTGCGCAGCAACATTGAGAACAACGGATGGGACGGTGAGTGGTATCGCCGCGCCTACTTTGACGATGGTACCCCCCTCGGCTCATCGACAAATCAGGAATGCCAGATTGATTCCATTCCGCAAAGCTGGTCAGTGCTCTCTGGTGCCGGAGATCCAAAGCGTACGACCCGGGCTATGAATACGGTGGATCAGCGTCTTGTGCGCCGTGAGCACGGCTTGGTGCAGTTGCTGGATCCCCCTTTTGACACGTCTTCCCTGAATCCCGGATACATCAAAGGCTATACTCCGGGGGTACGGGAAAACGGTGGACAATACACGCATGCAGCCGTTTGGGCCGCCATGGCCTTTGCCAAGCTGGGGGACAACCACCGGGCTTGGGAGCTTTTCAATATCATCAACCCCATACACCATGCGCACACTGCCGGGCAGACCGCCATTTACAAAGTGGAACCTTACGTCATGGCCGCTGATGTCTATGCGGTGGC